The following nucleotide sequence is from Polyangia bacterium.
CGGTACGAGACCGCAAAAGCCGACTTCCCCCTTGATGTACTGGTTCGCGTTGCTGCCGAGTTCGGAATTTCCGTGTCGGCCCTAGTCGATATTGAAGGGCCGCGACCACCTCCAGCAGAAACCACCGACGAAGTGATGGCGGTCTGGCGACGGTTGACGCCTCCTCGGCAGAGGCTTGCGCTGCGGATTCTTGGGCAGCTCCGACGCCCGTAGGCGAAGACAGCTGCCCGTCTGGCTGTAGATGGCCATCGCGAAAGGGCGGGCTTCTGGCCGTCGTGGCCGCGGCCATGCGCGGATTTGCCCCGCGTCAACACCGAACCGGTTTTTGAGTATCTTTCCAGCTGACCTGTAGTGGCCGCTGCGATTGGGCCTTCATCGCCGAGCTTCACGAGCCGCCGTTCCTCGGCGCGATGGGCAGCCTCTGTCCCCTTTGGCCGTTCTGCTGATGTCCGACGACGACTATCAGAAGAAAGCTTTCGACTTCGGGACCGACATCGTTAAGCAGCTGATCGCCCTCTCGACGGGATCGTCACCCTCACCATCACGTTCGCCAAGGATACGAGGCACGTGCCCGTGCGGTTTACCTGGCACGTTGGGAGTTCTTCGGTCGACCCGGGCGCTAACTCTGCCCGCTTGAGCAGCGCGCCGGCCTGTACCCCGAGGTGTAGACGATCATCGAGAAGCGCGGGTTATGCCGTGCTCGGCATAACAGCCGCTTTTGGATGATCGTTTCCAGTCAAAGGCATCGGCGTCGACGAGATCGCTGTGTGGAGGGGTCACAAGTACCTCGCCGTCGTCTATCAGATCGACCAGGGGCTTCGCCGGTTGCTGTGGGTCGGTCGCGAGCGGACCGAGGACAGCTTCCGCGGTTTCTTCCAGACCTTCGGCGAAGCGCGCGCCAAGACGCTGCGGTTCGTGGCCAGCGACATGTGGGAACCCAGTTTGGAAAGCGACAGCGCCACGCTGCGACCAAAATTACGTCACCGAGCACGCGATCGCTGAGGTTCCCGTCGCGACGGCCCATGGTTCCCATGCTGTTCATCCCAGTTGACGCGTGGTTCTGAGGGAAGAAATTGTGGTCGGCGCTTGACACTAGGTTCCCGCCGCAGAAGTGCTATTTCATTCCCAATATGAGTACCCGCATCCCA
It contains:
- a CDS encoding transposase produces the protein MGVDEIAVWRGHKYLAVVYQIDQGLRRLLWVGRERTEDSFRGFFQTFGEARAKTLRFVASDMWEPSLESDSATLRPKLRHRARDR